In the Leptospira limi genome, one interval contains:
- a CDS encoding alpha/beta hydrolase, whose translation MSNWEQAYSRVESTFLNKDGGKIYYQIYRPKSGVKRVLVVHHGIGEHGGRYNFLLEAMAERNYAIYLIDCRGHGKSDGRRGVITHFSDFFADLKQLIDIAKQNEGVSKVTLLGHSMGAAVTFLYTATDNYQNDLDAYICSALPIKVKTDLVMDIKKAAGGFLAKALPTLTIPTGLNVNLISRDKSVVDAYVKDPLVHGNVCTYLGDYLLNCYTLALESAEKIKVPIYMFHGKQDQIALPEGTVDAFERVASKDKTMRLFDDLYHETMNELPKDRALVFKELVAWIDKH comes from the coding sequence ATGAGTAATTGGGAACAAGCCTACTCCCGCGTGGAGTCTACCTTTCTAAACAAAGATGGTGGTAAAATTTATTACCAGATCTACCGACCTAAGTCAGGAGTCAAACGTGTGCTCGTCGTCCACCATGGGATTGGGGAACACGGCGGACGTTATAATTTTTTGTTAGAAGCAATGGCGGAACGTAATTATGCCATTTACCTCATCGACTGCCGAGGCCATGGTAAATCCGATGGACGCAGAGGAGTCATTACCCATTTTTCTGATTTTTTTGCAGACTTAAAACAACTCATCGATATCGCCAAACAAAATGAAGGTGTCAGTAAAGTTACTTTACTTGGACACTCGATGGGAGCTGCGGTTACGTTTCTTTATACAGCTACTGACAATTACCAAAATGATTTGGATGCTTACATTTGTAGTGCCCTTCCGATCAAAGTCAAAACTGACCTTGTGATGGACATCAAAAAAGCAGCTGGTGGTTTTTTAGCAAAAGCATTGCCAACACTCACCATCCCAACGGGACTCAATGTGAATCTCATCTCACGTGACAAATCGGTTGTGGATGCTTATGTCAAAGACCCACTCGTACATGGAAATGTATGTACGTATCTTGGTGATTACCTTCTCAATTGTTACACACTTGCTTTGGAATCTGCAGAGAAAATCAAAGTTCCTATTTATATGTTCCATGGAAAACAAGATCAAATTGCTCTTCCAGAAGGAACTGTGGATGCATTTGAACGTGTAGCCTCAAAAGACAAAACCATGAGACTTTTTGATGATTTATACCATGAAACCATGAACGAACTTCCTAAAGACAGAGCTCTCGTCTTTAAAGAGTTAGTTGCATGGATCGACAAACACTAA
- a CDS encoding FAS1-like dehydratase domain-containing protein, whose protein sequence is MAITKDIVGKKLDRFDFTVERGKIKEFCLAINEKNPIYFDVEEAKKAGYSDVPAPPTFPTVIMFWGYPKIWNDMAELGIDLSKILHLKEEYTYHKILYPGKVYAQSEISDVKVGRAEIVTFKTTIYDEKDDPILSAEMAIFIRKD, encoded by the coding sequence ATGGCAATAACAAAAGATATAGTTGGAAAAAAACTAGATCGTTTTGATTTCACAGTGGAACGAGGAAAAATTAAAGAATTTTGCCTCGCCATCAACGAAAAAAACCCAATCTATTTTGATGTAGAAGAAGCAAAAAAAGCAGGATACTCAGATGTTCCTGCTCCACCAACTTTCCCTACCGTCATCATGTTTTGGGGTTACCCAAAGATTTGGAACGATATGGCAGAACTCGGTATCGACCTTTCCAAAATCCTACACTTGAAAGAAGAATATACGTACCACAAAATCCTTTATCCGGGCAAAGTGTACGCACAATCAGAAATCTCCGACGTAAAAGTGGGAAGAGCAGAAATTGTAACTTTCAAAACAACAATCTATGATGAAAAAGATGATCCAATCCTTTCAGCAGAGATGGCGATTTTCATTCGTAAGGATTAA